The proteins below come from a single Molothrus ater isolate BHLD 08-10-18 breed brown headed cowbird chromosome 3, BPBGC_Mater_1.1, whole genome shotgun sequence genomic window:
- the LOC129046647 gene encoding gallinacin-9 → MRILFFLVAVLFFLFQAAPAYSQETADTLACRQSRGSCSFVPCSAPLVDIGTCRGGKLRCCKWTPSS, encoded by the exons ATGAGAATCCTCTTCTTCCTCGTTGCtgttctcttcttcctcttccaggctgctccag CTTACAGCCAGGAAACCGCAGACACCCTGGCCTGCAGGCAGAGCCGGGGCTCCTGCTCCTTcgtgccctgctctgctcctctggttGACATCGGGACCTGCCGCGGTGGGAAGCTAAGATGCTGCAAATG GACCCCCAGCTCCTAA
- the LOC118685186 gene encoding gallinacin-10-like, translating into MKILYLLFAVFLLLFQATSGSADPLFADTVECRSAQGRFCRVGACPPTFTATGTCHGGMMNCCSK; encoded by the exons ATGAAGATCCTCTACCTGCTCTTCGctgtcttcctcctcctcttccaggcCACTTCAG GTTCTGCAGACCCTCTTTTTGCTGACACTGTCGAGTGCCGGAGCGCACAGGGAAGATTCTGCCGTGTTGGGGCGTGCCCACCCACCTTCACTGCCACGGGGACCTGCCACGGGGGCATGATGAACTGCTGCTCCAAGTAG